The DNA sequence actcAAAAAGATCTAAGCATTGGCTTTAACCCAACAAGAGTTGACAATCGCAATTGCAACAGTCTACCTTAACTACagtacaatatattgtattttattccgTCTTTACACCACTGATTGTGTTGTAAGTGAATCTGCAGTTTTGTAATTTGTGAAGTGCCGGAAATGTTTCTAATAAAACATGCTGTACAGAGTAGGTCCCTGCAGCTTTTTCTTCAAATATCTAGAGAAGAATTAATGAGTGTTTCAAGTGCAGTGGTTCCGTTTTATGGGTAGTctatttgaatagtttatttcagaaaccccctaaccgacatttttttttaatttgactttttgttagaaaactatagtattagtataaacaCACAGTTTGGTGTAGAAACCCCTTATCTGTAACCTCTATAACCAACACTAAAATGCAAGTGAATATTCTGTTTAGTGCAGAAACCCCTCAAGTGACAACACTTGAGGGGTTTCTGAAACAAATaggggataatttaaatttatgagaaaTGACAGTTGGTAAACACTGAGCCAGTAGCATTTTCCCACTCATTCAGTTCTGGTcagctgttgtttgtttgttaatactGCTTATTTAACTAACCTAAACCTAAACTTGTCAGAAATCTGAGTTAGTGAATAGTgatcacagttttgtttattaactataCGTGTTTGTCACAATGAGTGAAAGTTCTGATGAGGAGCAACAACCACCAAGGAAGAAAAGAGGAACAACACGACCAGAAAGTTATAAACGTTATATCATACGTGATGCCAGAGTAAAGGGGGCAGGTTATGTTTCCTACAAAGATAAGCAGGTGTCAAAGTAAAGTGTTTACCGAGGATATAGTTTGTAAGTGTCCAATCAAATGTCATCGTAAGATAAACAATGAGTCCAAGAAAAACATTGGAACTTTTTTTACTCCCTGGAAACAAAAAATGCTCAAGATGTCTACCTTCAAACACTTGTTGAGGCCAAAGAAATTGGTAGGCGTTCCAAATGTGGACAAAATATTGAATCAAATGAGTGAAGAACCAAATGAGCTAATGGAACAGGACACTAGAAGTTTCAAGAGAAATCATACttatgttttatcatttaaaaattaacggtTGTCTTATACCTGTTtgcaaaagtgtgtttttaaaagtCCATGGAATTTCAGCTGATCGTATGAAAAGGATTTGTCAGCTTTTGCTCCAGGAGAAAAGTCCACGTGACTTGAGGGGCAAAACCCGAAGTGGAAACGCCATACCAGGAAATATCTGTATACTTATTGATCAACATATAAAGTCATATGAAATAAAGGAAACTCATTATGGTGGTAAGCCAAAGAAATACTTAGATGCTCGGCTTACTGTCAAGAAAATGCATGAAATGTTTATAGATAAACATCCTGATCtagaaaaagttgtaaaatacaacttttattacggctactttaaggaaaattttaatttctcatttggTCGTCCTCAAGTTGACGTATGCTGTCAGTGCGAAAGTTTTTCCAGTAAATTAAAGGATCCCCTTATGTGTGACAATGCTAAACGTAATGTTGCTGCTGAGCTAATTCTTCACAAAAGGAgagcaaaaaaattttatcattccttaCAGTTAGCAAGTGAAGATACAAATGATGACACTGTTGctatatgttttgattttatgcaGAACCTCCCCCTGCCCCACATACCCGTACAGGAGGTATTTTACATGAGGCAATTATgggtaaacaatttttgtattcatgatttgaaatcaaataaggCCAAGATGTACGTCTATCACGAAGGGGAAGGAAACAAATCTCCCAATGAggtgtgttcttttatttttgactatATAAAAAACGGAGATCCCAGATTCTGTAAAACATTTGATCTTATTCAGTGATGGACCTTTCGGCCAAAACAAGAACAACACTGTAATTaggtttttaatgaatttgtgtGACAACTGCAACCTAGAGACAATCACTTACAACTTCCCAGTACGAGGGCACTCGTACTCTCCTTGTGATAGGGATTTTGGTTGTATAAAGCGTCTCATAAGAAAGGTAGACAGGATCTACACCCCTGAAGAATATAGAGAACTTATTTTGAGGGCTAGTAATACAGGCCGCTTTTCAGTTCACATGGTTAAAACAGATGAAATCTTGAATTTCAAGGACTGGTGGccactttcttataaaaagtcCACTTCTGCTTCTGATGAAACTTCAGGAAGGAATGTTCCGAAAAAAGACAAGGAGCCCTTCAAACTTTCAACATATAAGCAGTTTTGTTTCAGCTCAAGAACAAAGGGAAAAGTAGTAGTGAAACCGTTTATTGATGGTATGATTTCATCTACATTCACCTTCCTGAAATGTGATAAGCCTCCAGAACTACCAAATCAGCCGGCCTATCCCCAAGGAAAGGTAAGCctaaacttatttcttaaaatttgttccaCTAAAATTTAGACTAACTCCATGAGAATAATGTAAAGGAATGATAAAATTAGcaaacaagtttttgttattttatttctcatcagtaaactgcattttttataaaaagtggaatGGTTTCAGGTACCCATTAACAAGAAAAAGATACAGGATTTGAGAAAATTAACTGAGTACACGAGaggttatgaacatttttataatgcaatcCTACTGTGGCCTACAACTGACTCTGAAAAACCCTGAGGAAGTGGATCAAGGGTGTGAATAAGTTGCACTTCTgtctttttatttgcaaatagatgttttctctgtaataaataatcatttttgacACTTGTTcagtgtgtaatttattttaactacaccaaaaataccataaataatataaagacaatGAAAAGTGTATATGGAAACAACCATTTGGTGCAGAAACCCttcaactgatttttttttaataattttttttctacaaaaatgtaatatgtagagAGATAAAAACACAACTAAGCAATTTCTAAATGTAGGTGGAACCAACGTAAAAAACctaagataaagaaaaaaaatgtgtgttttgtagaggagagttttttattgttttcctaaaatttactttttgttagttagggggtttctgaaataaacgattcatttataattttgtttattctgtttGGGTTTTAGATTTACTAATATGTCTAATAATGAGTTGTTCAATTGTTAAGTACACGAGCAGGCGCTTAATTAGTTCATTATGAGCACTTATTTTTTACGGACCTGAAAAGaaagattgtttaaaataattatttgtatctcTCTTCATTTTTTGTATTAACTGAAATCTTCCaaggctttttttattttaaaaacaaagagtCTGGTGAATATGGTAGctgttgtaattattttacatgtttaattacACAAATGTTGAGACCAACGAAAGCCGGATATAAGAGGTACTGGATTTCAGAGGGGTGGACTTTAATAATGCAAGATTTAATtagctaatataatttttttgggtgtaaaacaataaaatttaaaacttcttcaccttggaattttttaaaaacatgttactaTATAACAAGCAATTTGAGTCTTTTGACATATATACATAGGGAAAACAAAACTTGggatttaactataaaatttgtcTATAATACTTTTTACCAAATTCATAGCCAATAATTATTCCtgatcataataataaaattatatataaaaagtatggAGTTTAGGTTTATTGTgcatatattataaaagaaatgaaCATGCATTTTTGTAAGAAACCTAAAATCTGCCAGCCACTGAAATGGCTGCCCcttacagggttaataaaaaagtaatttcaattgGATTTTATTGATTAGGCCACAACTATTTTTAATATCTGTCATGATAGAACATTTGcagtttactaaaatttattaaaaaaacacagtttataacatcaaataaatgtaggttttatataaatgtatattattagtgtatacattgataaatatttcttaattttcatcCATCTACAGTATTAGTCTACccacaaaataagtttttacagcttacaaaagaagaagaagaaccactatcactaaatattaaactactaCACCATGTAAAATGGCTGTTTAAaggttcataaattataattatgtttgccaGTCACTACAATAGGTGTAACTTTATACAATATTGAATGTGGCATTAAACTTGGGTAtgaaaattaaatgcatttaacACAGGTATAACAAGTACATGCGAATGCCACAgtgaatcaatccttcctaccatagctacgttattgtataaaaagtacaatttaaaatttacttgttgGTTAGATGAGTTTTATgcattaatataaacattagaaaacttcttaaaaccaaacataaaataGTGCCAAAAAGTTTAGTTACTGAGATAGTGTAATCCAATTTGATTTGAACAATATTATGGCACCGACCTGCAGCATCGCCTGAAGAGGCGTGACCTCATGGTAGAAGTGTGCGTATCCGGACTGTGTAGGTCGCCACTGCAGAGTCCGCAGCTCTGCGCGAGACAGTGGCGCAATGTGAGGACAGTCACCGCCCACCAGCAAACGATGCATCGAGTGCATAGTGTGACGCTGGGTCAGCTCGAGATGGCGGTGGCTGCGCCCTTGTATGTGCCGGCTGTGGCGTGCGGCTGACGAGAAACTCCTCTGACAAAGCAGACAATGGTGGAGTTCACGCCGCCTCGCATGTCTGTACACATTATGACGAATCAACTCCTCCTGTACAACACAAAGAGATGTAAGTTGATTATAGTTTGATATAGTGTAACAGTTCATACCAACAAGCAAAGGAAATTGGTTGAGATACACTTGGATGCAGTTTAATGTGGTATGATACAGGAATTGCAAGTACCATTTATGACAGCAAATAATAAACATTCATAAAGAAAACCATTGTCACTGAATGATAGACTCAAATTTCAAAGAGGTTCCAACAGAATccataaaattaatgttactaCAGTCCCACGACAAGTACCTACGAGTACAAACTTCCAATTATTCTTCTAACATTTTAAGTGTGGATGGGTTGTATTGATAGCCAAGTTTATCTTTCCATAACGTAAAAACTACTAAACCAATAGAGTTGAATTTCCATATTACCTTGgtgtaaaattgaaataacatAAAGGCCTATTTGCATTCCTAAACTACTAAAGGACTCATAGGCATATAAATGTATGAACATGCTGAAAATGGTGGGAAAGGTTGAACCATTTTCTGAATGGGTTTAATTCAAGCCATTCTATAGTTTTTGGTAtgcacataattttataatttacacacAAGAAAATGAGGTAAACATAAACCATACAGTGTGTGTACTGCTATAAATACAAAAGGCAAAAGTATTATCCAACTTCATATAGCTCAAGTAACAAATTCAAACCATTCAATGAGTTGGTTAAACACTACTACATGATCCAAATACATgaacaaaactgtaaatgtaagtaatattttagagATTGCCTTTCATAAATTTGTCATATGGCATAATTACAGTGAGTGAAGGAAAAACAAGAGGGACAGGCTAATGTCAATACACACATTCCCTTGCAGCGTACAAATGCATAGCACTTACTATATTTTAaccctgaaataatatatataagtaagttgtacacatttatatgtataaattatgatAACAATCCATTATACTATTACGTTAATGGTGCTCAGTAAGTAAGAGCTATGAACCCTGACTTTAAAGCTCCTCTCCACTGTCTTGAATGATTCAATAGCAAACTTCGAATATATTCAACCAAATGCTGCATTATTTCAGATAATAATTCAATGAATTTCATTAgtgtttaaaatctatttaaattatatgagatccaaacaatttaaattaataaaaaaattagtatttgaacaaatttttgaattgaaagtataattaaaacttctaaatatTTTGCCACAAGtggttgattatttatttagtttatggaTACAACATTAATGtgcatctaattttattttttatgttttatttttttgtttatagttaACTTGAGGTCAATATTTACTACATTATTGCATAGCATGAATTATCATAGCATAATTCTTGAAACACATGTGTCAGTTAATAAAGAAATGTGTATCGAAATAGTAATTATTCATTCATCGTTATTCAAGACAGAACTGTAAGTTAGAGCGCTTCTCTTCTTTGCTTTAActtcaagaaaaaataaaataaacaaataaaacaattaagctATGTTAGAGGCATTTTACATTTTGAGATTTTACTAAACatcaaatttttaatacactATTGTATAAATACTTATTCGTTTACAGGCTTTTGAGACAATGATTCTGAGCCAAGAATACACTCTTTCTGATAAAAAACACGCACAATCATTTTGAATGTAAACTCTTGACAAAGAATTTGACAACATCAGCAATTTCATAgggtaaaaattttataatgaaagatataatgtaactgttgaatattttttgatataatatgaaaacttTGGATCTTTTAATTGGTTTAAGTTTTCGTTTGAACAAAGCAAAAATAGTTACTTtgacaattaattgttattacaaCATAGTCAATGTGTCAAAAATAGCTTTGTGactttacaaaatgtaattaatgtatcaAAAATCACTTTAAACCAGTTGCAGGGTTAATTATTGTAATCAGAAGCACGTAAAATCAAACAACAATGAAGAGCAAAGAAATATACGCAACTTTATTGAGATGAAGAAATAGGTGACATGTTAAACATTAACACTGAATAAAAgctaaatttatagtttaaacatataatgGTTTGGAAGTGTCAAATAGATATTTGCATCAAATATTTGATATGTTGATCttcagtattatattatttttaaaagcaccTCACATATTTCATCTGACACTTTTTAGTAACCTGTTTCAagctttaaatacatttttatctctaATGTTGAATATTTGTATGTGTTTATTTGTATGAAGTACAATGTTCAATTTCAGAGGGCTTTTTCAGTTTATTGCAAAGATAAAAAGTCACATGTATTATTtgagagatattaaaaaattacaatttgcaTCTCATAATAACACTAGACATTCCATAAGAGTAAACTGGCTGTTTGCCAACAGAGGTTCTATTAATTTTGTCTTAgcagtaacttttattttactaaaaccaaTAACACAAAGAAATCTCATTGTCCAAGCaataaatttgcttaaaaatcAAATAGTTAAATTGAGCAAAACAATCATTAAAGAGTTTATTGTACTTTCACAACTCTCTCTCTATAAGTATTATACATAACTTTGtaccaattataaattattttgactgCAGATCAGTGATTGTACTGGAGCTTTAAATTGATACACAGCTT is a window from the Homalodisca vitripennis isolate AUS2020 unplaced genomic scaffold, UT_GWSS_2.1 ScUCBcl_13611;HRSCAF=23916, whole genome shotgun sequence genome containing:
- the LOC124375121 gene encoding uncharacterized protein LOC124375121 translates to MNLCDNCNLETITYNFPVRGHSYSPCDRDFGCIKRLIRKVDRIYTPEEYRELILRASNTGRFSVHMVKTDEILNFKDWWPLSYKKSTSASDETSGRNVPKKDKEPFKLSTYKQFCFSSRTKGKVVVKPFIDGMISSTFTFLKCDKPPELPNQPAYPQGKVPINKKKIQDLRKLTEYTRGYEHFYNAILLWPTTDSEKP